The stretch of DNA GCTTGCGCTCGACGGAAGCGCCCGGAAACTCGCTCACCAACGCATCCGCTTCATCGAGCCAAGCCTTAGGCACTTCCGGAAGTTCCGTACGTTCGACCGGTCCGCCCGGATGCCGCCGAATAGCAACGCCATGCTCACCCGCGACAGCCGTCGGCACACCCGGTAGAAAATGATCGATCTGCTCGATCGGACGCCCGCTCACGACAGCGAGCGCGCCGCCACAGCGTTCCCGTAGCTTCAATAACGTTTCACGCAGGCCCGGAGGAACCACCACCGATTCAGGTGTCGGCGCGATATCGACGAGCGTTCCGTCGAAATCCAGAAGCAAAGCCGCCTGTTCGGGCGGGAAGCTTACGCGAGGAAAAGGTTTTTCACCCGAAACGGGCGTTGAGAACGTGACAGTCATGGCTTCTTTAACTTCCTCCATGAAGGGCGGTTGCACCGAAGCGCAGCAAGACTTAACCGGCTAAATTCAGAACGCGACCAAAATGTGGTCTCACGGTCTGTTCGAATAGGGTTGCGGCGGCGGCAAATGCTCGCCTTGAGGCGCTTGAACGACGGGCGGCTCATCGCTCGGCGGCGTCAATTGCATCGGCCCGCTTTCTTCCGAAGGGGGCGCAGCGGGAGAAGCCGGGCGCGCGGCAGGGGCAGCACCCTCATCGGCAGGCGGCGCAAGCTGCATCGGGCCACTACCAGGCGCGGGCGCGCTTGGGCCATTATCGTTGGCATCCCCAGGCTGATCCTGCGCGCCGCTCGGCGTGCTGGACACCACGACCGGAGCGGCAGGCTGCGGCAAGGGCGCAAGATTGGGGGCTACGGCATCGCCACCGCAAGAAACGATGCTGACATTATAAAGAGCGCTTCTGAACGTCGCCAGAGAAGGCTCCCTGGCCATCACCCAGCCATCGAATTTCAAATCGGGATTGCCATTATCCGTAATGCTGACCTGCATGGCGGCATCGCTCGCCAAGGTGGGCGGCCGGTCCACGCAACGATGCACGGCAATATGCAGCGTCTTATAATCCCCCGCACCATCGGCAGGGATTGTCAGAGTAGAAACGTGAGAATCGATCCGGTCCAGAACACGCACGACGGCTTGTTGCCGCCCCTGCCATAGGTTCGGCGCATACATGACTGGCGGCGCCACCATCTCCGCGCCCCGTGCGACAGGCGCAGCCAGCGCCAACAGAAGAAGCAAAGAACGCTTCATGCGCCAGGCTCACTCAGCTTCGATACCATTTCCATCAGATGCGCGCGCATTTCATCGGGTGCGACCCCCATCAGAATCGCATCCTCGAACGCATCTTGCATAGCTTGGCGCAATTCAGCCTCGTTTTCCCGCAGAACGCGCAATTTCTCGACGCAGGCAATCGGCTCGCCATTTCCATCGCGCCAAACCGTCAAATCGCTCACGGCCCTGCATCCGGCGTCTTCCCGCCGCTTCCCTTGGATTTGTTCAAATTGTCGGTCACGGAGAAAATGAACTTGCTCAGCAATTGCTCCAGGCTGATCGAGCCTTGCGTCTGGCCTATCATCTGGTTGGGCTTGAGCGATGCATCATCCCCGCCCGGCGAAAGCGCGATATATTTACCCCCGAGCAGACTGTCCGATGTGACGATGGCGGCGGTATCGGTCGGGAGATTGATCCCATCGCGCACGGTGAACGTAACCTGAGCGCGAAAATCCTTCGGATTGACGGTCTCGGCCGTTACATGTCCGACCGTAATGCCCGCCAGCTTGACCTCGGAACCGACACTCAAACCATCGATCTGATCGAAAACCGCGCGCAAGGCATAACCATCGCTTCCGCTCTGGTGACGGCCCAGGATCGCCAGCGCCAACAATGCCGCCAGCGCCGCCATGACCAACAAGCCCGTTAGCAATTCAACCGTATCGTGACGCGGCCGCGCGCCGGATGCTAAACTCATACGCAAAGCCTCGAAGAGAATGATCTTTTCAGCACTATAGATTTCGACGGCTGGCGTCTATCGCCTGCGCGCCACTCCCTGGCCAATGTTATCCACCATATCCCCATTATGCAGACCATTAACGGCCTGAATCGACGTCGGAATATACTTTTTCCTTCTTTTTACCCGGCGTAGACTCACCACATGACAGCCCGCCTCCATTGGAACGGGGTTCACATGCGCACCGTGCATGTCGCCGCCGATCCTGACGATATCGCCACACGCGCCGTAACGCTCCCAGCCACCTGGGACGATGACGCCGCCAGTGCGCTTCTTCAGCTTTCTCCAGGCCAGAACGCAGTGCGCCTGACGACGGAGGCCGGGCGCTGGCTCAATGAAATGGACAGGTTGCCGGCAATCTCCGGCATGCGAAGCGAGGAACCGCTCGGCCGGAGCCTGGCTTGCCTGCTTCTGCTGCGTCAGATCGCCCCAATCGCCACGTTGTGGCAAGGTAATCACGATCGACGGCCAGGATTCGTGGTCAATCTCGCGGCGTTCGTTCTCGATGGAAGCTTCGCGGGCGAGCAATTGGTCGCCTCGCTGCGCCTCGCCTGCGAAACGTTACGGCGGCTGCACGCCGAGACCGCGCCGATGCTGAACGGCGAGTTGCCTTTCTTCGAAGCGCCGCAGCTACAGCAAAACACAACCGAAACATCGTCCGGCCCAGCCGGAACGCTGCTGCTGACGAATCTCGATGCCTGCCTGGCGCAGATCGGGCTCGATTACGATAGCGAGGCAGGCCGGGACGCGGCATGCTTCCTCGCTTGGCTGACGACCTCCATCGCACGGCAGGGCGCAGGTCCCGTCCCGCTTCCGCCCGCCGCTTGCCCCGTGCCAGGCCTCGCCGCCATCGGCGCGCAAGTCCGCGACGAGATCGAGGAAGACGGCTACGAGACATCCCATCTCGCTCCGATCGAGACCAGCTTTTCCGCGCCCGGCCCGATCGACGCGCTTCTCGGCGTTGAGTCATGCGGCCTTGCGCCGATCTTCTCGCCCCTGCGCACCGATGGCCAATTGCGCGCCAGTACATTGGCGCGGCTGGCCCATCGCGGCTTCACGCCAGAGACGGCGCTTGCCAGTGCTCTGGCTGGAGAAACGCCGCTTTCCATGCCGGGGCCGAACGCGCATATCGCCATGCACAAGGCCCTGACCGGCTTCGTCGATCGGATGCCCGCGCGACCAGACGCCGTCGCCCCTCTTCCCTTGCGCGTCCGCCTCGAACGCGGCATGCGCCGTCCTCTGCCGTCGCGGCATGGCGGCTTCACGCAGCGGGCGTCTGTCGGCGGCCATCGTCTCTATTTTCGCACCGGAGAATACGAGGACGGCACTCTCGGCGAGATCGACATCACGCCCGCGCGCGAAAGCTCGATGGTGCGTGGTCTGCTCGATAGCGTCGGCCAAGCCGTGACGATCGGGCTGCAATATGGCGCACCGCTTGACGCCTATGTCGAACGCTTCGCGCATTCGCGCTTCGGGCCGGGCGGCACGGTGGAAGGCGACCCCGTCGCGGCTTATGCCACGTCGTTGCTTGACTATGCCTTCCGTGCTCTATCGGATTCCTATCTGGGCAAGCGGCTTCCCGATGCGGCCCCGGAATCGCCGGAAACCGAAACGCCCGACCCGATGCTGCCGCTTGACATCCCGAATGAAGGCGCATCGCGCCCGAAAGGGAAGCTGCGCCTCGTGAGCTAACGTTCGCTCATCGAATAAAGGAGGAACACCATGTCCGAAAACCCGAACGACCGCCTCAAAGCCCTCGGCCTGACTTTACCCAAAGCCGCAGCTCCTGTCGCGACCTATGTCGCTGCCGTGCAAACCGGCTCGACCTTGGTCGTCTCCGGTCAATTGCCTTTGGTGGACGGTAAGCTGAAGGCCACCGGCAAACTCGGCGGCGCCATTTCCGCAGATTTGGGCAAGGAATGCGCTCAGGCGTGCCTCCTCAACGTTTTGGCGCAGGTTCAAGCGGCCATCGGCGATCTTTCTCGCGTCAAGCGCGTCGTCCGTCTGGGCGGATTCATCGCCTGCACGCCGG from Kozakia baliensis encodes:
- the otsB gene encoding trehalose-phosphatase, yielding MTVTFSTPVSGEKPFPRVSFPPEQAALLLDFDGTLVDIAPTPESVVVPPGLRETLLKLRERCGGALAVVSGRPIEQIDHFLPGVPTAVAGEHGVAIRRHPGGPVERTELPEVPKAWLDEADALVSEFPGASVERKRVGFVLHYRGNPAAEAPLKEAAQRWLKQKAGFELQAAKMAWEIRPAGVDKGHAVVALLERPPFAGRKPIFVGDDVTDMDGVRAARAANGVGFLIPDDFPTAQSFRDWLSHYAETV
- a CDS encoding RidA family protein, whose translation is MSENPNDRLKALGLTLPKAAAPVATYVAAVQTGSTLVVSGQLPLVDGKLKATGKLGGAISADLGKECAQACLLNVLAQVQAAIGDLSRVKRVVRLGGFIACTPEFTQHAAVMNGASDLAVEVFGDAGRHARSTIGVPSLPLDAPVEVEALFEISENA
- the mlaD gene encoding outer membrane lipid asymmetry maintenance protein MlaD, with the protein product MSLASGARPRHDTVELLTGLLVMAALAALLALAILGRHQSGSDGYALRAVFDQIDGLSVGSEVKLAGITVGHVTAETVNPKDFRAQVTFTVRDGINLPTDTAAIVTSDSLLGGKYIALSPGGDDASLKPNQMIGQTQGSISLEQLLSKFIFSVTDNLNKSKGSGGKTPDAGP
- a CDS encoding TSCPD domain-containing protein, which encodes MTARLHWNGVHMRTVHVAADPDDIATRAVTLPATWDDDAASALLQLSPGQNAVRLTTEAGRWLNEMDRLPAISGMRSEEPLGRSLACLLLLRQIAPIATLWQGNHDRRPGFVVNLAAFVLDGSFAGEQLVASLRLACETLRRLHAETAPMLNGELPFFEAPQLQQNTTETSSGPAGTLLLTNLDACLAQIGLDYDSEAGRDAACFLAWLTTSIARQGAGPVPLPPAACPVPGLAAIGAQVRDEIEEDGYETSHLAPIETSFSAPGPIDALLGVESCGLAPIFSPLRTDGQLRASTLARLAHRGFTPETALASALAGETPLSMPGPNAHIAMHKALTGFVDRMPARPDAVAPLPLRVRLERGMRRPLPSRHGGFTQRASVGGHRLYFRTGEYEDGTLGEIDITPARESSMVRGLLDSVGQAVTIGLQYGAPLDAYVERFAHSRFGPGGTVEGDPVAAYATSLLDYAFRALSDSYLGKRLPDAAPESPETETPDPMLPLDIPNEGASRPKGKLRLVS
- a CDS encoding DUF2155 domain-containing protein — encoded protein: MKRSLLLLLALAAPVARGAEMVAPPVMYAPNLWQGRQQAVVRVLDRIDSHVSTLTIPADGAGDYKTLHIAVHRCVDRPPTLASDAAMQVSITDNGNPDLKFDGWVMAREPSLATFRSALYNVSIVSCGGDAVAPNLAPLPQPAAPVVVSSTPSGAQDQPGDANDNGPSAPAPGSGPMQLAPPADEGAAPAARPASPAAPPSEESGPMQLTPPSDEPPVVQAPQGEHLPPPQPYSNRP